The Podospora bellae-mahoneyi strain CBS 112042 chromosome 7, whole genome shotgun sequence genomic sequence TCTCCAATTCTCTCGAAGCTCAACTGTTGGTTCTTGTTCTGTTTATTCCTGTCACCATTATGACTTTTCCAACCGCTTTTTGAAAAAGATTTAttatcttgttgttgtttcgtTCTGTTACATGCGTCTTGCCAGTATAATACCACCCATCGCTACGTCACGCCCTCCAGCTGAACCGAGACACTGGGCATCCCTGCCATCACATCAAGGGGAACATTTCTTCCATATCCCAGTCATGAATCATCGCCTAAGACTCACGACCTCGTTGGACTCATGCCCTGGTCCAAGTTCCCAGGGCATATCAACGGCCCTGGAAACCATGCACGAGGAGTCGGAGTCTGTCCACTCCGGGCACCGGTCACCAATGTCCGGTGGTACCGCCCCCAGCGCTTTCGAGGACGACCACGGCCGACGTCGAAGCTCCACTTTCTCAGTGTACAGCTTGAACGAAGCCGGGCGTGGCCTTCACGATGAGATTCTCGATCCAGGGCCGTTTATACACCAAAGCGAGGTATCATGGGGAGCGACACTTCCCTTAGTAtttgccctcctcccggcATTGGTGGGGCTAGTCTTCAAAAATGGCAGCTCGGTTATCACCGACCTCATTTTGTTGGGGCTGGCGGCCGTGTTTTTGCACTGGTCGGTAACGGTGCCGTGGAAGTGGTATCATGCGTCACAGCAGGttcgggaggaggaggggtcaGTTGTGGAGAGTGCTTTTCAGGACGAAAGCGGGAGTGATGATGCTGTCAGCCCTCGGCAACAGAACCCCGGGCCGGATGAACAACAGCCATCACAACCAGATCCCCAGACCAGCAAGATGGACCGCCGCGCCAAAACCGCCAGCCAAGCCCTCACGCTGCTCGGTCTTCTGGAGTGTGCTGCTTTATTGGCTTGCTTTGTCGCCCCCGGGTTGGCGGCTTGGATGCTCCACCACGGCCGGAACCTTTTGTCGCGAGGCTCGGAAGGGTTGGTGTCAAACTTTAACCTTGTCATCTTTTTTATTGCGGCGGAGATATCGCCCGTGTCACACTTTATGAAGCTTATCCAGGCCCAGACGCTCCACCTCCAGAGACTGGTCCACAGCAACTCCAACCCCTACCGGCAGGAAAAAGTCACGATGAATCAATGGAGGGAGTTGATTGCAAGGTTGGATGAACTCGAAACACGGGGACTGACCAATGCTCCGTCACCAGTGGAGGCAGACACGAGGCGGGTGCATGCCAGTCTTGTcagggaggtgaggaatcAGATACAGCCTGATATTGATGCGTTGAATAGAGCTGTTAGGAGGTatgagaagaaggctagGGTCCTGGCGGTGCACacggaggggaggttgagggatcTGAGGCAGAGGGTGGATGATGCTATTAGCTTGAgtgctgttgttgcggggagggggcggaagGGGACGGAGTGGGatttggtggggtggtgtttggggggggCGGTTTGGGTTTTGATGTTGCCTGTCAGGGAGGTGATTAGGGGGTTGGCAAAGGTGTTGGCGGGtgtggggtggttgatggggattaaggaggaggggggggatgaagtcatgagggggaagaagaagggggagatggatggatcaCAGgtgaaagggaaaggggtggagagggagacgaggaggagcgggagtGCAAGTGGGAGTGGTGCTAGTGGGGGGAATGGCGAGATGGATGGATCAGTGGtaaaagggaaaggggtggaGAAGTGGATGAGTGGTGGTAGGAGTGGAAGCGGGAGTGGTGCCagtggggggaaggggtatCTTGGACGGAGGATGTGATTGGGGTGGGGTGGCGATATGTAGGTTAATGTATGAATGAGGCGAGagtgttttttctttctagcggatgggggttggtttggaaTGGGTTACGTGGATAATGAAAACAGGGAGGTGGCTTTTGGCTATAGCGTTAGCTACTCGATAGCAATGACTCTTTATGAAATTTATTTACTATGACTTCACACCGACGTCTTTTATTGCAAGGGAATGTGTGTGTTTGTAAAGTCTTTATGATACTGTGGCCGGGGCGAAGATGGTAGGCTGTGGTGTGGGTTGTAAGCGGTGAAGCTAAGGAAGAAGGTGATGTTTCTTTGACTGAGTGTTGGGTACATCTGGGGGGTGTTACACTGTGGGAGGGACTGGACTTTTGGATGATGTAAAGGATAGGAAAGAGCTTTTTGAGACACGGAGGTCGAAAGCGGGTCGGTGGAGTTATTTCTACTATTCTGGTGCGAAGATCTACCTTGGAGTATAGTGTTTGTGCTTGAGGTAGATATTAAAACGTTGCTACAGGCGTTGAATGGGTGGGATAGCATAAAAATGTGAACACCGTCTCTTTTTTgacccttttcttttcttttccgttttttctttctcttggGGGGGTTCCAATCTGCAGAGATACTTGTACAAGCCGAAGATGTTGCTTGCCAGGGATATTGAGGCTTGATGCCATTTTGGGTCCCAGATGTTGAAGCATAGGAGGTTGTCAGTTGTCAACGAGTTACCAGGACTAACTAGCTTCCTGGATAGTTGGGCCTGGTGTAGATAGTATTTTCTTCATGGTCTAGTAGTCTTACTCGTTGTCGGGCTCACGCTGACAGCTTGGTTCTCGCCCGTCTGCGAGCCGGTAAATGGTACAGGTTCAGAAGGCAAGGATATCCTGGCAGGGTTGGGTAAGTCCAGCTCTTTTCTGCTGCAGTTATCAGATCAAAAAGTGAACATGTTCGTATCTGTATGTTTCCACTGTCTGTCTCATATTGCTTACAGTTGTGACGGTTGTCATTGTCAACGTCTTGGAAGAGGCGCCGAGGCGGGCAGTTGAGGCGTCCGGAGGTGGACTGTCCTTCCTCATCGAGTCTTCAAACAAACACAAGCCCAAGAAAGGCGTGCATAAATGCATTGGTGCCAAATGTGGAAGGCATGATGGTTGAACAGTGGTCAGCTTCAGGTTCGGCCCATGGCAGCCTCGATGAGGGACGTGCACTTGTGGGGTGACATTCGCCCCTGCAAAGCCACTCCACTTGTTCTTTTCTAGCTCCAGCTTGGCGGGAATATGGCGCTAGCTGAAAGTTAGCCTTGCGGGAAGAGTGGAGAGGCCGGAGCTTTTAACATCGTATTGTGACATCACCACTGCCAATTGAGAACGATAATTTTCATGCATcagaaggaggttggggaagggaCTTTTGTATATGAAGTGGAAGGAACAAAACAACCCAAGAACAGAAAGAAGTTGACCGCTGGAAGAGGGGCCAATGTACTGACTGATAGTGTTTCCCATTTGCCAGATCAGGGCAGGTCTTAAGCCACAGCAGGGGAAAATACCAGCTTTTTCTCGTTTTTCTCATTCCCCGCTCATGCTGCTGGCTGTTGCGCTGGCAGATCCACATCCAATAAACCCGAGATCATCGACGAGCATTGTGCAGCGGAGGACGCAggtctttcttcttttgtctttgttTATCGTGGTTTGTTTCTTGTCTATCTCTTCATCCGCACGGTACGTGGACCGTATGATGGCCTCTGGATGGTTGGGCGCGTCCAAGTAACATCCCGCGTCTTGGCGTCGCAAACTGCTAATCAATGGAAATCAGGTACCAGCTATCTGTGGGGGAGCAACTACAACTTCCTTCGGTTTTCCGGCAGTCAGTCGGCCGATTGCATCTCGTGCTCTCGACATGTGAGACGGGGATAACAAACCAGTCCTCATCAGCCTAGCCAGAAGATGGCAAGTTGAGCCACGTTCGGTAACAACAGCCGCCATCAAATTAGTTCTTCACCATGCCTCCCGCCGCTCACTGCCGGGCTGATTCCGTACGGCAACCAGCGAAAGGCCGGTAATTTAGCCTGCGTCAACTCTGTCTCATCCGGAGAGACACCAGGTTTTTTTGGGGACGAACTGCGTCTAGAGTGGTAGCGTAGACTACACAAGTCCACAAGGTTTTCAGcatggaggaggaaaatgtCCGACGTTGGACTGGATTTCCACGAATTTGGCTGTGTCAAGATTTGGGGTGTCGTTGAAGCGGAGCTCGAGGCATGGGCAACAGCACATCACAGCGAATCACGGCCGCACGATGCGTCTTGATCTGGGCAATCGTGGATGAAAGCGCCCACTTTTGTCAACCTCAGGTCCGGATACGGCACGCGCCAACCCCTTGGCGGCGTTGCTGAACCCTGTCGGCTCTGCGGAGGCCGGTCGTTAGCTTGGACGCCTCTGCCGCAGTCACACACCCCATTGAGCACCCCACGTCGAGTCGTCAACCTCGTTGACGTCCCGCTAATCTCCTGCTTCGAGTGCTGGCCTCGCTGACCATCCACTCGAACTACAGCTTGCCCAGCACCATGTCGACGATGGACGTCTCCTGGTATGCCATGGCCGGCCTCCCAGCGGACGCCTTAGGTGCTCGTGCCGGCTCGTCGAGGCTCCTGCTGTTTCCTGGCGTCTCCT encodes the following:
- a CDS encoding hypothetical protein (EggNog:ENOG503NZT3), with protein sequence MPSPTSLQFSRSSTVGSCSVYSCHHYDFSNRFLKKIYYLVVVSFCYMRLASIIPPIATSRPPAEPRHWASLPSHQGEHFFHIPVMNHRLRLTTSLDSCPGPSSQGISTALETMHEESESVHSGHRSPMSGGTAPSAFEDDHGRRRSSTFSVYSLNEAGRGLHDEILDPGPFIHQSEVSWGATLPLVFALLPALVGLVFKNGSSVITDLILLGLAAVFLHWSVTVPWKWYHASQQVREEEGSVVESAFQDESGSDDAVSPRQQNPGPDEQQPSQPDPQTSKMDRRAKTASQALTLLGLLECAALLACFVAPGLAAWMLHHGRNLLSRGSEGLVSNFNLVIFFIAAEISPVSHFMKLIQAQTLHLQRLVHSNSNPYRQEKVTMNQWRELIARLDELETRGLTNAPSPVEADTRRVHASLVREVRNQIQPDIDALNRAVRRYEKKARVLAVHTEGRLRDLRQRVDDAISLSAVVAGRGRKGTEWDLVGWCLGGAVWVLMLPVREVIRGLAKVLAGVGWLMGIKEEGGDEVMRGKKKGEMDGSQVKGKGVERETRRSGSASGSGASGGNGEMDGSVVKGKGVEKWMSGGRSGSGSGASGGKGYLGRRM